In Kordiimonas pumila, a single genomic region encodes these proteins:
- the purN gene encoding phosphoribosylglycinamide formyltransferase yields MGKLRLGVLISGSGTNLQALIDACRAHNFPAKIAVVISNRPDVMGLKRAEAAHIKTVTLDHKNYETREDFEAELHETLQQNKVELVCLAGFMRLLNAEFVNRWKDRMINIHPSLLPSYKGLHTHARALEDGVRFAGCTIHYVRPEMDNGPIIMQAAIPIEPNETEESLIAKTLTYEHQMYPVVVKLIAEGKVRVSGHKVVFGEDVNLGSIGQISPLL; encoded by the coding sequence ATGGGAAAACTTCGCCTTGGTGTCCTAATTTCAGGCAGCGGTACTAATTTGCAAGCGCTCATCGATGCCTGTAGAGCACATAATTTCCCCGCTAAAATAGCCGTGGTCATTTCTAATAGGCCCGATGTTATGGGCCTCAAACGGGCTGAAGCCGCGCACATCAAAACGGTTACGCTCGACCATAAAAATTATGAAACCAGAGAAGACTTTGAGGCTGAGCTTCATGAAACCTTGCAACAAAACAAGGTTGAGCTTGTATGCCTTGCTGGTTTTATGCGGCTTTTGAATGCTGAGTTTGTAAACAGGTGGAAAGACCGGATGATCAACATTCACCCTTCCCTGCTGCCATCCTATAAAGGTTTACATACACATGCCCGGGCCCTGGAAGACGGTGTACGCTTCGCTGGCTGTACTATTCATTATGTACGCCCAGAAATGGATAATGGTCCCATTATCATGCAGGCAGCCATCCCCATTGAACCCAATGAAACGGAAGAAAGTTTGATTGCAAAAACACTGACCTATGAACACCAGATGTACCCGGTTGTTGTAAAGCTTATTGCGGAAGGCAAAGTACGTGTTTCAGGGCATAAAGTAGTTTTTGGTGAAGATGTGAATTTAGGTTCTATCGGACAAATCAGCCCTCTTCTCTAG
- the ndk gene encoding nucleoside-diphosphate kinase, with product MALERTFSIIKPDATNRNLTGAINSLFEKNGLRIVAQKRIQMTTAQAETFYAVHSARPFFGELVEFMTSAPVVVQVLEGENAVLKHREVMGATNPSEAAEGTVRKEFALSIGENSVHGSDSLENAAIEIAQFFAGNEIVG from the coding sequence ATGGCTCTCGAGCGTACTTTTTCAATAATTAAACCAGATGCAACTAATCGTAACCTAACTGGTGCTATCAATTCACTTTTTGAAAAAAATGGTCTGCGCATTGTTGCACAGAAGCGCATTCAAATGACTACAGCACAAGCTGAAACATTTTATGCTGTTCACAGTGCGCGCCCATTCTTTGGCGAACTGGTTGAGTTCATGACGTCTGCCCCAGTTGTTGTTCAGGTTCTGGAAGGTGAAAACGCCGTCCTGAAACACCGTGAAGTGATGGGTGCTACTAACCCGTCAGAAGCTGCTGAAGGTACAGTACGTAAAGAGTTTGCTCTCTCAATCGGTGAAAACTCTGTTCACGGCTCAGATAGCCTTGAAAATGCGGCTATCGAAATTGCGCAATTCTTTGCGGGCAATGAAATTGTTGGCTAA
- a CDS encoding ABC-F family ATP-binding cassette domain-containing protein → MLHINDITYRIGDRLLFEQATVSIPPGHKVGLVGQNGAGKSTLLKMILKEIGPESGEVKVRPSAFIGHVGQEAPGGPESLLETVLLSNKELTKLNAEAETATDPERIAEIHIRLADIGAHTAESRAAIILSGLGFDDEAQRRPCSSYSGGWRMRVALACVLFNQPDLLLLDEPTNYLDLEGVIWLENFLRTYPYTVVIVSHDRDLLNKAVTHIIHLENLKLNSYTGGYDRFEELRRQKLEQQMALKTKQEAERKHIQSFVDRFKAKASKAKQAQSRVKALERMKPIVTMMEAHTIPFRFPKPDPLSSPLIALENVSVGYAENKPVLKNLDLRLDMDDRIGLLGANGNGKSTFAKLLAGKLAPLDGRISKPRTLGVGYFAQHQLDELNPKYTPLDVMKNLMPDAIESKVRACLGGFGFGIDKADRPIESLSGGEKARLMFAVATFHKPQILLLDEPTNHLDVDSREALAHAINEYDGAVILISHDRHLVSACVDNLWIVDSGDVKPFDGDLDDYKTYLLRERSGNKAEKQKRPSVDKKTERKNAAEARKKLAPLKKQVQDAEAKVTKLMGLKARFDEALADASLYDQGRENEVADITKKAGELDELIEAAELKWLELEEKYVSEQAKAQG, encoded by the coding sequence ATGCTGCATATAAATGACATAACCTACAGAATTGGTGACCGGCTTCTTTTTGAGCAGGCCACTGTTTCGATTCCGCCCGGACACAAAGTTGGCTTGGTGGGACAAAACGGAGCAGGAAAATCAACCCTGCTTAAAATGATTTTGAAAGAGATCGGCCCTGAATCTGGCGAGGTTAAGGTAAGACCAAGTGCTTTTATAGGCCATGTTGGTCAGGAAGCACCAGGTGGGCCGGAAAGCCTACTGGAAACAGTTCTCTTATCTAATAAAGAACTGACAAAGTTAAATGCAGAAGCTGAAACAGCAACAGACCCTGAAAGAATTGCAGAAATTCATATCAGGCTGGCAGATATTGGCGCTCACACGGCAGAATCACGCGCCGCTATCATATTATCCGGCCTTGGGTTTGATGATGAAGCGCAGCGAAGGCCCTGCTCCAGTTATTCTGGCGGTTGGCGTATGCGGGTTGCCCTCGCTTGTGTTCTTTTTAACCAGCCTGACTTGCTGCTACTTGATGAGCCAACTAACTATCTTGATCTTGAAGGTGTTATCTGGCTTGAGAATTTCCTACGTACATACCCCTATACTGTTGTTATTGTCAGCCACGACAGGGACCTGTTGAACAAAGCGGTTACCCACATCATTCATTTAGAAAACCTGAAGCTTAATAGCTACACAGGTGGGTATGACCGCTTTGAAGAGCTTCGACGCCAAAAGCTCGAACAGCAAATGGCGCTTAAGACTAAACAGGAAGCTGAACGAAAGCATATCCAGTCTTTTGTGGACCGCTTTAAAGCAAAAGCAAGTAAAGCCAAACAGGCACAGAGCCGGGTAAAAGCACTGGAGCGTATGAAGCCCATTGTTACAATGATGGAAGCCCATACAATACCTTTTCGCTTTCCAAAGCCTGACCCTCTTTCAAGTCCCTTGATTGCCCTTGAAAATGTATCTGTTGGGTATGCGGAAAATAAACCAGTTTTAAAAAATCTGGACCTGCGCCTTGATATGGATGACCGTATTGGTCTTCTGGGTGCAAATGGTAATGGTAAATCTACATTTGCCAAATTGCTGGCAGGCAAACTTGCGCCTCTTGACGGGCGTATAAGTAAACCAAGAACTCTGGGTGTTGGCTATTTTGCCCAGCATCAGCTTGATGAGCTTAACCCTAAGTATACCCCACTTGATGTCATGAAAAACCTGATGCCTGATGCGATCGAAAGTAAAGTCCGGGCCTGTCTTGGCGGCTTTGGTTTTGGTATTGATAAGGCTGACAGGCCGATTGAAAGTTTGTCAGGCGGTGAAAAAGCTCGGCTGATGTTTGCTGTTGCTACATTTCATAAACCCCAAATTTTGCTCCTTGATGAGCCGACAAACCATTTGGATGTAGATAGCCGTGAGGCACTTGCCCATGCTATTAACGAATATGACGGGGCAGTCATCCTTATTAGCCACGATCGCCATTTGGTTAGTGCATGTGTTGATAACCTCTGGATTGTTGATAGCGGTGATGTGAAGCCGTTTGACGGTGATTTGGATGACTATAAAACCTATTTACTGCGTGAACGTTCTGGAAACAAAGCTGAAAAGCAAAAACGACCGAGCGTTGATAAAAAGACTGAGCGAAAAAATGCAGCCGAGGCCAGAAAAAAGCTAGCGCCCCTCAAAAAGCAAGTTCAAGATGCAGAAGCTAAAGTGACAAAGCTTATGGGGTTAAAAGCTCGCTTTGATGAAGCCCTAGCTGACGCAAGCTTATATGATCAAGGCCGTGAAAATGAAGTGGCTGATATCACTAAAAAAGCTGGTGAGCTTGATGAATTGATCGAGGCTGCCGAGCTAAAGTGGCTAGAATTAGAAGAAAAATATGTATCTGAGCAGGCCAAAGCACAAGGATAG
- a CDS encoding alpha/beta hydrolase, with protein sequence MLWLKRLMWLLSVVYVAYVAILYTMQEKILFLSEPVDQDFVYTFQHSTEEIRLENGDGHLHGILFKNDNKKPTKGIVLYFKGNMGNVGHSEQLAELFLKLGYDVVSMDYRGSGKSRGPLSEQALLKDAELWFDWAAQHYDNKVRVVGYSLGTTFASHVAAIKEASHTILFAPMRSILDIAERRYPIVPAFITRFPLKSYEKLRQAKGQIVIYHGTKDEIIPYESGASLKTELGSDDVFLAVVGANHYTVAMQDEVQKDITDRW encoded by the coding sequence ATGCTTTGGTTAAAGCGTTTAATGTGGTTATTATCTGTCGTATATGTGGCTTATGTTGCAATACTTTATACAATGCAGGAAAAAATTCTTTTCCTGTCAGAGCCTGTTGACCAAGATTTTGTTTATACTTTCCAGCACTCTACAGAAGAGATCAGACTAGAGAATGGCGATGGCCATCTGCATGGTATTCTGTTTAAAAACGACAATAAAAAACCTACCAAAGGTATTGTCCTGTATTTCAAAGGCAATATGGGCAATGTTGGACACTCCGAACAACTTGCCGAACTTTTTCTAAAACTTGGGTATGATGTTGTTTCTATGGATTATAGAGGTTCAGGGAAAAGCCGAGGACCGCTTTCAGAACAAGCGCTTTTAAAAGATGCTGAACTATGGTTCGATTGGGCAGCTCAACATTATGACAATAAAGTTAGGGTCGTCGGCTACTCGTTAGGCACCACATTTGCCAGCCATGTCGCTGCTATTAAAGAGGCATCTCACACTATTCTATTTGCCCCCATGCGATCGATCCTTGATATTGCAGAGCGTCGCTATCCAATAGTGCCAGCCTTTATTACGCGCTTTCCTCTTAAAAGTTACGAAAAGCTACGTCAGGCTAAGGGGCAAATAGTTATCTATCACGGCACAAAGGATGAAATTATACCATACGAATCTGGTGCCTCGTTAAAAACAGAACTGGGAAGCGACGATGTTTTTTTAGCGGTAGTTGGTGCCAATCATTATACAGTTGCTATGCAAGATGAAGTCCAGAAAGACATAACTGATCGCTGGTAA
- a CDS encoding DNA polymerase III subunit chi: MPEIRFYHLQRQSLTEALPKLVEKIYSTGAKTIIKADTPETVAALDTALWVHDPKSFIPHDTDKSRRPSEQPVFISIHDENPNNATIQLLVNAVESDKIPTFEKCLYMFDGRDESIVMKARAAWKAFKEQGYDMSYWQQRETGGWEQKA, from the coding sequence TTGCCTGAAATTCGTTTTTACCATTTGCAGCGGCAAAGCCTTACAGAGGCTTTGCCCAAGCTTGTGGAAAAAATATACTCAACTGGTGCTAAAACTATTATTAAGGCTGATACACCCGAAACGGTAGCTGCACTTGATACAGCCCTCTGGGTGCACGACCCCAAAAGCTTTATTCCTCATGATACTGATAAGTCTAGGCGGCCATCTGAGCAGCCAGTGTTTATTTCTATACACGATGAAAACCCGAATAATGCCACTATTCAATTGCTGGTGAATGCCGTCGAAAGCGATAAAATACCAACCTTTGAAAAGTGCCTCTATATGTTTGATGGCCGCGACGAAAGCATTGTCATGAAAGCACGGGCGGCATGGAAGGCTTTTAAAGAGCAAGGCTATGACATGTCATATTGGCAGCAACGCGAAACGGGTGGCTGGGAACAAAAAGCCTAG
- a CDS encoding leucyl aminopeptidase, whose protein sequence is MQVSFSKVEFPSNGALVFFVEKDQPFKGLAAKADEVCSGALSKARAASRFTGAEGQTLETIAPHGLDAERVLLVGIGSIKDLTEQKWLEAGATITATLAMSGSIKATVITDFDGANAAAIAEGALLRSYRFDKYRTKEPAAKKPSLAELVIGTSEAGAAKDVFNARQKVADGVFLTRDLVSEPANILYPESFAKRITELRSLGVDVEVLGEAEMEKLGMGSLLSVGMGSEKESQLVVMRWNGGKSDAQPIAFVGKGVTFDTGGISLKPGEGMDQMKWDMGGAGTVVGLMKALAGRKAKANVVAVVGLVENMPSGNASRPGDVVKSMSGQTIEILNTDAEGRLVLADAIWYTQDRFDPAFIIDLATLTGAIIVSLGHEHAGIFGSDDTLCAQLTAAGSLTGDKVWRMPLHENYDKLINCQTADMKNIGGKGAGSITAAQFLKRFTNDVPWVHIDIAGTVWSDKDMPLAEKGATGYGVRLLDRLVSDNYEG, encoded by the coding sequence ATGCAGGTTTCCTTTAGTAAAGTTGAATTTCCGAGCAACGGTGCGCTCGTGTTTTTTGTAGAAAAAGATCAGCCATTCAAAGGGCTTGCAGCAAAGGCCGATGAAGTTTGTTCTGGAGCCTTGTCAAAGGCACGTGCAGCGTCCCGTTTTACGGGGGCTGAAGGGCAAACACTTGAAACCATTGCACCACACGGCTTGGATGCAGAACGCGTGTTACTGGTTGGTATAGGGAGTATTAAAGACCTGACGGAACAGAAATGGCTTGAAGCAGGGGCCACTATCACCGCCACACTCGCTATGTCAGGCAGTATAAAAGCAACTGTTATTACCGACTTTGATGGTGCTAATGCGGCAGCTATCGCAGAGGGGGCGTTGCTTAGGTCATACCGCTTTGATAAATACCGTACAAAGGAACCTGCTGCTAAAAAGCCAAGCCTTGCAGAGCTTGTTATTGGAACATCAGAGGCCGGGGCAGCTAAAGATGTCTTCAATGCACGCCAAAAAGTGGCAGACGGCGTATTTTTGACCCGCGATCTTGTTTCTGAGCCAGCGAATATTCTTTACCCCGAGAGTTTTGCAAAACGTATTACAGAACTTCGCAGTCTGGGCGTTGATGTTGAGGTGCTTGGCGAAGCTGAAATGGAAAAGCTCGGCATGGGATCTTTATTGTCAGTTGGCATGGGGTCTGAAAAAGAAAGCCAACTTGTTGTTATGCGCTGGAACGGCGGCAAATCAGATGCGCAACCAATCGCCTTTGTGGGTAAAGGTGTAACATTTGATACTGGCGGCATCTCGCTCAAGCCTGGTGAAGGTATGGACCAAATGAAATGGGACATGGGCGGTGCTGGTACAGTGGTTGGCCTTATGAAGGCGCTTGCTGGCAGGAAAGCAAAAGCAAATGTGGTTGCTGTTGTTGGTCTTGTTGAAAATATGCCGTCAGGGAATGCTTCACGCCCGGGGGATGTCGTAAAGAGCATGTCTGGCCAAACAATTGAGATTTTGAATACAGATGCTGAAGGGCGCTTGGTTCTTGCCGATGCAATTTGGTACACACAAGACAGGTTTGACCCTGCCTTTATTATTGATCTTGCAACACTTACTGGCGCCATCATTGTATCACTAGGCCACGAACATGCCGGAATTTTTGGTAGTGATGATACCTTGTGTGCACAGCTAACAGCCGCAGGTTCGCTCACTGGTGATAAAGTGTGGCGTATGCCGCTTCATGAAAATTACGATAAACTTATCAATTGCCAGACCGCTGATATGAAAAATATTGGTGGCAAAGGTGCTGGCTCGATCACGGCTGCGCAGTTTCTGAAGCGCTTCACCAATGACGTGCCTTGGGTACATATTGATATTGCAGGTACTGTGTGGTCAGATAAAGATATGCCGTTGGCTGAAAAAGGTGCAACTGGATACGGTGTGCGGTTATTAGACCGCTTGGTATCTGACAATTATGAAGGGTAG
- a CDS encoding LPS-assembly protein LptD, with amino-acid sequence MQIRRHTKKSLLLAATALSFVPISVSTVIAQNDTTVADTEAGKIQFSADNLSYDQETSNIIATGNVRLEKDGFILEAQEVRYNEKTGVAEAIGAVKLSTPNGDILYAPHMMVDNALKDALIEDLRLILADGAQVRAAKGVRDDASGVMSLDRIVYSPCKVCADGSGKKPLWQIRAVKVVHDKEKHRLIYDDAVLEVFGVPVFWTPYFSHPDPTVDKASGLLPLNIQTTKNLGFYVGLPYYWVIDDSKDLTVTPVFTTKEGFVLQSEYRQHLRSGKYSLGGSVTYTDERDTLNMLTGDHEFRGHVESEGQFGHGPKWRSTYQLNWASDDTYLRRYDISDADTLTSEYKLEGFLGQSYFSARTMAFQGLRKEDIAGLTAFALPLIDAEYVPNYKPFGGTLNFRGNALALHRTAGLDTQRVSLSASWERRWITPKGFIVDANAFARSDAYNLNDADKPDTEAFAGTFGSSGGSDWRNLARLTTSISWPLVKYSGSGTQTLEPIVEITVSPRKGTPDNIVNEDSRAFELNALNLFSADRTSGFDLWEEGSRMTYGMRWRYEGTDLTTDILIGQTWRITGEDVVLADGIGLEGDISNLVGRTTVTYKNWLDVEHRYRLNEKTFAALRNEIDVTLGDDTRFIRIGYLKLNRDLDIINREDREEIRASAFYKINREWNLNGTFTRRLKGAVIDGVDEGNGNIEYSFGVGYQNECIELGLKLRRTYTEDRDIEPGTSILFRLKLMNLG; translated from the coding sequence GTGCAGATTAGACGGCATACAAAAAAAAGCCTTTTATTGGCAGCAACTGCGCTTTCATTTGTGCCTATTTCAGTATCAACTGTAATAGCACAGAATGATACTACTGTAGCTGATACAGAAGCGGGAAAAATACAATTTTCTGCTGACAATCTATCCTATGATCAGGAAACCTCTAATATTATAGCAACCGGCAACGTTCGGCTTGAAAAAGATGGTTTTATTCTTGAAGCGCAGGAAGTGCGCTATAATGAAAAAACCGGCGTTGCTGAGGCTATTGGCGCAGTAAAGCTATCTACACCTAACGGTGATATTTTATACGCACCACACATGATGGTAGATAATGCCTTAAAAGATGCCTTGATCGAAGATTTGCGTTTAATTTTAGCTGACGGAGCACAAGTACGTGCCGCAAAAGGTGTGCGGGATGATGCATCTGGCGTCATGTCGCTTGACCGTATTGTTTACAGTCCCTGCAAAGTTTGCGCTGATGGAAGTGGAAAAAAACCACTTTGGCAGATTCGCGCTGTAAAAGTGGTACACGATAAAGAAAAGCACCGGCTTATTTATGATGATGCTGTTCTTGAGGTGTTTGGGGTCCCTGTTTTCTGGACACCGTATTTTTCCCATCCAGACCCAACAGTTGATAAGGCAAGCGGCCTATTACCCCTTAATATTCAAACAACCAAAAACCTCGGGTTTTATGTTGGCCTGCCCTATTACTGGGTTATTGATGATAGTAAAGACCTGACGGTTACGCCGGTATTTACCACGAAAGAAGGCTTTGTTTTACAATCAGAATACAGACAACATCTGAGAAGTGGGAAATACAGTTTAGGCGGTAGTGTTACTTATACAGATGAACGTGATACCCTGAATATGTTAACGGGAGATCATGAGTTTCGGGGCCACGTTGAATCTGAAGGACAGTTTGGCCATGGCCCAAAATGGCGATCAACATACCAGCTTAACTGGGCATCTGATGACACATATCTACGAAGATATGATATCTCTGATGCCGATACACTAACCAGCGAATACAAGCTCGAAGGGTTTTTGGGCCAATCCTATTTTTCTGCCCGTACAATGGCTTTTCAAGGCTTAAGGAAAGAAGATATTGCAGGCTTAACAGCCTTTGCTTTGCCCCTTATTGATGCCGAATATGTACCTAATTACAAACCTTTTGGCGGGACGTTGAATTTTCGTGGTAATGCGCTTGCCCTTCACCGAACAGCTGGGCTTGATACCCAGCGCGTTTCTCTTTCTGCAAGCTGGGAACGCCGTTGGATAACACCAAAAGGCTTCATTGTTGATGCAAATGCCTTTGCCCGTAGTGATGCCTATAACCTGAATGATGCTGATAAACCCGATACTGAAGCCTTTGCAGGCACCTTTGGTAGTTCTGGTGGCAGCGACTGGCGAAACCTCGCCCGTCTAACCACATCAATAAGTTGGCCTCTTGTGAAATATTCAGGAAGTGGCACGCAAACACTTGAGCCTATTGTGGAAATAACCGTATCACCGCGTAAAGGTACACCAGATAATATTGTTAACGAAGATAGCCGCGCCTTTGAGCTGAATGCGCTCAATTTGTTTTCTGCTGATAGAACTTCCGGATTTGATCTATGGGAAGAAGGTAGTCGTATGACATACGGCATGCGCTGGCGCTATGAAGGCACTGACTTAACGACGGATATTCTGATTGGGCAAACATGGCGAATTACAGGCGAAGATGTAGTCCTCGCTGATGGTATTGGCTTAGAGGGTGACATTTCGAACCTTGTTGGCCGTACCACAGTTACCTATAAAAACTGGCTAGATGTTGAGCACCGCTACAGATTAAATGAAAAAACATTTGCGGCTCTGCGTAACGAAATAGATGTTACGCTGGGTGATGACACACGGTTTATACGCATTGGTTATCTGAAGTTAAACCGCGACCTTGATATTATTAACCGTGAAGACAGAGAAGAAATTCGAGCAAGCGCGTTTTACAAAATCAATCGGGAATGGAATTTAAACGGAACCTTTACTCGACGATTAAAGGGTGCTGTAATTGACGGAGTCGATGAAGGAAACGGCAATATTGAATATAGTTTTGGTGTTGGATACCAAAACGAATGTATTGAACTGGGTCTTAAACTAAGACGTACTTATACAGAAGATAGGGATATCGAACCGGGCACTTCAATCCTGTTCAGGCTTAAATTGATGAATTTAGGCTAG
- a CDS encoding peptidylprolyl isomerase, translated as MIKKVKTLARSGLMASFLCVAAATSALSQQAINSIEVLVNDHPLSSYDINQRLRLVIAVSGGVKSEQEFLKVREQVIRSMVDEQLQLQEASTVDLKVPQAQLDDFFARRAQGLGQTPEQLEQALASIGSSKQSMQKQMEAEIAWSQLVEGRLGAFVSVSEEEVQARIQKIFDNRGKFEYRLAEIVLDVNSPEQEASVKANAEQLVERIKAGASFPDVAQQLSSSPTAAVGGDLGWLTVDSLDEKYAKFAENIPVGDVSAPIRTAGGFAILALRDRRRILVADPLDTQVALRQVFLTADAVEDTVRAAKFEAATKDMHKTPVQCEALPQVVEEADANGPLDIGVLRFRDLQGPIRTAVESLDINEASELLKMEDGWRVLVVCDKQEPQVQEPNFDIVHNQIEQQRLAMMGRRYLRDLRRDAIVDYR; from the coding sequence GTGATAAAAAAAGTAAAAACTTTGGCTCGCAGTGGCCTTATGGCAAGTTTCCTTTGTGTTGCGGCCGCTACCTCTGCCCTATCTCAGCAAGCGATTAACAGCATTGAAGTTCTTGTTAATGACCATCCTTTGTCTTCGTATGACATTAACCAGCGACTCAGATTGGTGATTGCTGTTTCTGGTGGTGTTAAATCAGAGCAGGAATTTTTAAAGGTCCGCGAACAAGTTATACGTTCAATGGTCGACGAGCAATTACAGCTTCAAGAAGCCTCAACGGTAGACCTGAAAGTTCCACAAGCTCAACTGGATGACTTTTTTGCACGACGGGCCCAGGGGCTTGGGCAAACACCAGAGCAATTGGAGCAAGCGCTCGCAAGTATTGGCTCTAGTAAACAGTCGATGCAAAAACAGATGGAAGCTGAGATTGCTTGGTCCCAGCTTGTTGAAGGTCGCCTTGGTGCTTTTGTCTCTGTTTCTGAAGAAGAAGTACAGGCCAGAATCCAAAAGATATTTGATAATAGAGGCAAATTTGAATACCGCCTTGCTGAAATTGTTCTTGATGTAAATTCGCCAGAACAGGAAGCAAGCGTTAAAGCCAACGCAGAACAATTGGTTGAACGCATTAAAGCAGGGGCATCATTTCCAGATGTGGCACAGCAATTATCGTCCTCTCCTACTGCAGCAGTTGGTGGTGACCTTGGGTGGTTAACCGTTGATTCCCTTGATGAAAAATATGCAAAATTTGCTGAAAACATTCCTGTTGGTGATGTTTCCGCACCTATCAGAACAGCAGGCGGCTTTGCTATACTTGCCCTTCGTGATCGACGTAGAATTCTAGTGGCGGACCCTCTAGATACCCAAGTTGCTTTACGCCAAGTGTTTTTAACAGCTGATGCCGTTGAAGATACAGTGCGCGCTGCCAAATTCGAAGCGGCAACAAAAGATATGCACAAAACCCCTGTACAGTGTGAGGCATTACCTCAAGTTGTTGAAGAAGCCGACGCTAACGGCCCCCTTGATATTGGCGTTCTCCGCTTCAGAGACTTACAGGGTCCTATCCGCACTGCAGTTGAAAGCCTCGACATTAATGAAGCCAGCGAGCTTCTAAAAATGGAAGACGGTTGGCGTGTGCTAGTGGTCTGTGACAAGCAGGAACCCCAAGTGCAAGAACCAAACTTTGATATTGTTCATAACCAGATTGAACAACAGCGCCTTGCTATGATGGGACGTCGTTATTTACGTGACCTTAGGCGTGATGCGATTGTTGATTACCGTTAA
- the pdxA gene encoding 4-hydroxythreonine-4-phosphate dehydrogenase PdxA yields MLSHAPQKPLAITMGEPAGVGPELITRLWRARNEHDLPPFVCCGAVDALKVYAPDIPYELVTDVSSVPLVFSSALPVFDISLQEPVQPGTPSPSNGKAVIAAIDAAVAMVLSGKVSGIVTAPIHKAVLYNCGFDAPGHTEYLARLCGMTDDSSVMMLAAQNLRVVPVTVHIALKDVPRALTADKIVHVGMVTAHDLKNRFGISNPRIAIAALNPHAGEDGAMGIEEATHIQPAVWALRDQGINVSKPLPADTLFHTDARINYDAVLCMYHDQALIPLKTIDFWGGVNITLGLPIIRTSPDHGTALPLAGKNTARHDSMLAAIKMAADMYEKQAR; encoded by the coding sequence ATGTTAAGCCATGCACCACAGAAACCGCTTGCTATTACAATGGGTGAGCCTGCGGGTGTTGGCCCAGAACTAATCACTAGATTATGGCGTGCTAGAAATGAGCACGACCTTCCTCCTTTCGTTTGCTGTGGCGCTGTAGATGCTCTTAAGGTTTATGCGCCTGATATTCCATATGAACTTGTGACAGATGTATCATCGGTTCCTTTGGTGTTTTCTAGTGCACTCCCGGTTTTTGATATTTCTTTGCAAGAGCCAGTTCAGCCTGGCACCCCCTCACCTTCAAATGGTAAGGCTGTTATAGCTGCTATTGATGCAGCCGTTGCTATGGTGCTTTCTGGTAAGGTATCAGGAATTGTTACCGCACCTATACATAAAGCTGTCCTCTATAATTGCGGGTTTGATGCACCAGGGCATACAGAATATCTTGCCCGACTGTGCGGCATGACAGACGATAGCTCTGTGATGATGCTGGCTGCCCAAAACCTCAGAGTTGTACCTGTTACAGTGCACATAGCTTTAAAGGATGTACCTCGGGCGTTAACGGCAGATAAAATTGTTCATGTAGGCATGGTTACAGCGCATGATTTAAAAAACCGCTTCGGCATTTCCAACCCACGCATTGCTATTGCTGCCCTCAACCCACATGCAGGTGAAGATGGCGCAATGGGTATTGAGGAAGCCACCCATATACAGCCGGCGGTATGGGCTCTAAGGGATCAAGGTATTAACGTTTCAAAGCCATTACCCGCAGATACGCTCTTTCATACAGATGCCAGAATAAACTATGATGCTGTGCTGTGCATGTACCATGATCAAGCCTTAATTCCCTTAAAAACCATAGACTTCTGGGGCGGTGTTAATATAACACTTGGATTGCCGATCATAAGAACTTCGCCTGACCATGGTACAGCATTACCCCTCGCAGGCAAAAATACAGCACGTCATGATAGCATGCTGGCCGCTATTAAAATGGCGGCTGATATGTATGAAAAACAGGCACGCTAA